Proteins encoded together in one Xenopus laevis strain J_2021 chromosome 6L, Xenopus_laevis_v10.1, whole genome shotgun sequence window:
- the oxnad1.L gene encoding oxidoreductase NAD-binding domain-containing protein 1 isoform X1: MSSSQQTDHLERTANTFRQEIISPAKVCGITNESATVKRVRLAIANREFTFKAGQWVDFFIPGVPKVGGFSICSSPGLLETEGVLELAVKYNLHPPAHWIHSQCALGSEVAIRVGGEFCFDPQPSDLPLDLVLIAGGVGINPLFSILLHVADLHKTREITGRGLQMGNVKLYYCAKNTGELLFKRNILDLVNSFPGKVTCSFHVTQQSSPICRELQPFITEGRITEKDLASYVSTDQLCYICGPPPMIESMCKQLQSLHLPKERILFEKWW, translated from the exons ATGTCTTCAAGTCAACAGACTGATCACTTGGAGAGAACTGCAAATACCTTTAGACAAGAG ATAATCTCTCCTGCCAAGGTCTGTGGGATCACCAATGAATCTGCAACTGTGAAAAGAGTGCGCCTTGCTATTGCCAATCGGGAATTTACTTTTAAAGCAGGGCAGTG gGTAGATTTCTTTATACCTGGTGTGCCCAAAGTGGGGGGCTTCTCAATCTGCTCCAGTCCAGGCCTTTTGGAAACAGAAGGAGTATTGGAATTAGCTGTAAAGTATAATCTTCACCCTCCAGCTCACTGGATTCACTCCCAG TGCGCTCTGGGATCAGAAGTTGCCATACGTGTGGGTGGGGAATTTTGCTTTGACCCTCAGCCTTCTGACCTTCCTTTGGATCTTGTTCTAATAGCCGGTGGAGTAGGAATCAATCCTTTATTTTCTATACTCCTACATGTGGCGGATCTTCACAAGACACGTGAAATTACTGGAAGAGGTTTACAAATGGGCAACGTGAAACTTTATTACTGTGCCAAAAATACTGGCGAGCTGTTATTCAAG AGAAATATTCTTGATTTGGTGAACAGCTTTCCTGGAAAGGTCACATGCAGCTTTCATGTCACGCAGCAGAGTTCACCGATTTGTCGAGAGCTCCAGCCGTTTATCACTG aggGAAGAATCACTGAAAAGGACCTGGCATCATATGTATCCACAGACCAGCTATGTTATATATGTGGACCTCCTCCTATGATCGAATCCATGTGCAAACAGCTACAAAGCCTTCATTTACCAAAGGAGCGGATTTTATTTGAAAAGTGGTGGTAG
- the oxnad1.L gene encoding oxidoreductase NAD-binding domain-containing protein 1 precursor (The RefSeq protein has 1 substitution compared to this genomic sequence), translating to MALVAGSAAYQVLRGVTGTFPTQSATLLARAPALCAHTMNRRRMSSSQQTDHLERTANTFRQEIISPAKVCGITNESATVKRVRLAIANREFTFKAGQWVDFFIPGVPKVGGFSICSSPGLLETEGVLELAVKYNLHPPAHWIHSQCALGSEVAIRVGGEFCFDPQPSDLPLDLVLIAGGVGINPLFSILLHVADLHKTREITGRGFQMGNVKLYYCAKNTGELLFKRNILDLVNSFPGKVTCSFHVTQQSSPICRELQPFITEGRITEKDLASYVSTDQLCYICGPPPMIESMCKQLQSLHLPKERILFEKWW from the exons ATGGCGCTGGTTGCTGGTTCTGCTGCTTATCAGGTGCTCAGAGGTGTTACTGGAACGTTCCCTACTCAGTCTGCAACATTACTAGCGAGGGCCCCTGCTTTGTGCGCTCATACTATGAATAG ACGGAGAATGTCTTCAAGTCAACAGACTGATCACTTGGAGAGAACTGCAAATACCTTTAGACAAGAG ATAATCTCTCCTGCCAAGGTCTGTGGGATCACCAATGAATCTGCAACTGTGAAAAGAGTGCGCCTTGCTATTGCCAATCGGGAATTTACTTTTAAAGCAGGGCAGTG gGTAGATTTCTTTATACCTGGTGTGCCCAAAGTGGGGGGCTTCTCAATCTGCTCCAGTCCAGGCCTTTTGGAAACAGAAGGAGTATTGGAATTAGCTGTAAAGTATAATCTTCACCCTCCAGCTCACTGGATTCACTCCCAG TGCGCTCTGGGATCAGAAGTTGCCATACGTGTGGGTGGGGAATTTTGCTTTGACCCTCAGCCTTCTGACCTTCCTTTGGATCTTGTTCTAATAGCCGGTGGAGTAGGAATCAATCCTTTATTTTCTATACTCCTACATGTGGCGGATCTTCACAAGACACGTGAAATTACTGGAAGAGGTTTACAAATGGGCAACGTGAAACTTTATTACTGTGCCAAAAATACTGGCGAGCTGTTATTCAAG AGAAATATTCTTGATTTGGTGAACAGCTTTCCTGGAAAGGTCACATGCAGCTTTCATGTCACGCAGCAGAGTTCACCGATTTGTCGAGAGCTCCAGCCGTTTATCACTG aggGAAGAATCACTGAAAAGGACCTGGCATCATATGTATCCACAGACCAGCTATGTTATATATGTGGACCTCCTCCTATGATCGAATCCATGTGCAAACAGCTACAAAGCCTTCATTTACCAAAGGAGCGGATTTTATTTGAAAAGTGGTGGTAG